A genomic window from Variovorax paradoxus includes:
- a CDS encoding MBL fold metallo-hydrolase produces MLRFRSLGSGSTGNAALVEATSGGRTSRLLIDCGFGLKQLDLRLAQAGLAAGDIDAVFVTHEHGDHIGCAHSLSRRNRIPVWMSEGTWLATGGRDFEGLLNLARDDAEFAVGDICVQPFTVPHDAREPLQLRCGDGDRTLGVLTDLGHATAHVLARLSGVHALLLEFNHDSDLLANSAYPPFLKHRVGGNYGHLSNTAAAEIARAVLHDGLRHVVAAHLSEQNNRPEIVRRLMAEALGGDEAEMLTATASEGSPWLDV; encoded by the coding sequence ATGCTCCGCTTCCGAAGTCTCGGCAGCGGCAGCACGGGCAACGCCGCGCTGGTCGAAGCGACCAGCGGCGGCCGCACCTCCCGCCTCCTGATCGACTGCGGCTTCGGCCTCAAGCAGCTCGATCTGCGGTTGGCCCAGGCGGGCCTTGCCGCCGGCGACATCGATGCGGTTTTCGTGACCCATGAGCACGGCGACCACATCGGCTGCGCCCATTCGCTGTCGCGGCGCAACCGCATTCCCGTCTGGATGAGCGAAGGCACGTGGCTCGCCACCGGCGGCCGCGATTTCGAGGGCCTGCTAAACCTCGCACGCGACGACGCGGAGTTTGCGGTTGGCGACATCTGCGTGCAGCCTTTTACTGTTCCCCACGATGCACGCGAACCGCTGCAGCTGCGCTGCGGCGACGGCGATCGCACGCTGGGCGTGCTGACCGATCTGGGCCATGCCACGGCCCATGTGCTGGCCCGCCTGAGCGGCGTGCATGCGCTGCTGCTGGAGTTCAACCACGACAGCGACCTGCTGGCCAACTCGGCTTATCCGCCTTTTCTCAAGCACCGCGTCGGCGGCAACTACGGGCACTTGTCGAACACGGCAGCGGCCGAGATCGCGCGCGCGGTGCTGCACGACGGCCTGCGCCATGTGGTCGCGGCACATCTGAGCGAGCAGAACAACCGGCCCGAGATCGTGCGCCGGCTGATGGCCGAAGCGCTCGGCGGTGACGAAGCCGAGATGCTTACCGCCACCGCATCAGAGGGCTCGCCTTGGCTCGACGTGTGA
- the bamC gene encoding outer membrane protein assembly factor BamC, which yields MKNLSRLALLALVASLAACSVLESDKIDYKSAGKAPTLEVPPDLSQLSRDNRYAIPGGAVTANAYQAGIANAPGIPTAVSNIGDVRMERSGTQRWIIVNRTPDQLWDPVKDFWQESGFLLTTDQRNLGIMETDWAENRAKLPQDIIRGTLGKLVDSVYSTGELDRFRTRLERTPTGTEIFISHRGMQEVYNNSRQDQTVWQPRPSDPELETEFLRRLMVKLGVSQEQSKILAATTAPTKTATIAKVGNQPVVQISEGFDRAWRRVGLALDRTGFTVEDRDRSAGLYYVRYVTPDPDKKEPGFFGKLFSGSSKSEAPLKFRISVKGQGEATTVSVLNETGAPETSANAERIVKVIADDLK from the coding sequence TTGAAGAACCTTTCGCGACTTGCACTGCTGGCCCTCGTTGCCAGCCTCGCCGCCTGCTCCGTCCTCGAGAGCGACAAGATCGACTACAAGAGCGCAGGCAAGGCCCCGACGCTCGAAGTCCCACCCGATCTCTCCCAACTCTCGCGCGACAACCGCTATGCCATTCCCGGCGGCGCCGTGACTGCCAATGCCTACCAGGCCGGCATCGCCAACGCCCCCGGCATCCCCACCGCCGTGAGCAACATCGGCGACGTGCGCATGGAGCGCTCGGGTACGCAGCGCTGGATCATCGTCAACCGCACGCCCGACCAGCTCTGGGACCCGGTGAAAGACTTCTGGCAGGAAAGCGGCTTCCTGCTGACCACCGACCAGCGCAACCTGGGCATCATGGAAACCGACTGGGCCGAAAACCGCGCCAAGCTGCCGCAGGACATCATCCGTGGCACGCTGGGCAAGCTGGTCGATTCGGTCTACTCGACCGGCGAACTCGACCGCTTCCGCACCCGCCTGGAGCGCACGCCGACCGGCACCGAGATCTTCATCAGCCACCGCGGCATGCAAGAGGTCTACAACAACTCGCGCCAGGACCAGACCGTGTGGCAGCCCCGCCCCAGCGATCCTGAACTCGAAACCGAATTCCTGCGCCGCCTGATGGTCAAGCTCGGCGTCTCGCAAGAGCAGTCGAAGATCCTGGCCGCCACCACCGCGCCGACCAAGACCGCCACCATCGCCAAGGTCGGCAACCAGCCGGTCGTGCAGATCAGCGAAGGCTTCGACCGCGCATGGCGCCGCGTCGGCCTCGCGCTCGACCGCACCGGCTTCACCGTGGAAGACCGCGATCGCAGCGCCGGCCTGTACTACGTGCGCTACGTGACACCCGATCCCGACAAGAAGGAGCCCGGCTTCTTCGGCAAGCTGTTCAGCGGCTCGAGCAAGAGCGAAGCGCCGCTCAAGTTCCGCATCTCGGTCAAGGGCCAGGGCGAAGCCACCACGGTGTCGGTGCTCAACGAAACCGGTGCGCCCGAAACCTCGGCGAATGCCGAGCGCATCGTCAAGGTCATCGCCGACGACCTGAAGTAA
- the dapA gene encoding 4-hydroxy-tetrahydrodipicolinate synthase, with protein MGAFVHRQRDSPLEQLTGSIVALVTPMHDDGSVDYPALRRLIDWHIEEGTDCLGVVGTTGESPTVDVEEHCEIIRVSVEQAKGRVPVMAGCGANSTKEAIELAKFAKGVGADSQLQVVPYYNKPTQEGQYQHFKAIAEAVGDLPIVLYNVPGRTVADMAHDTVLRLAQVPGIIGIKEATGNIERAQWLIRDVPKNFAVYSGDDPTAVALMLCGGQGNISVTANIAPRKMHELCVAALAGDVKRAMQIQFELMPLHRNLFVEPNPIPLKWAMARLGLCGGALRLPLTELGEASRPAVEGALRATGLLKG; from the coding sequence ATCGGCGCTTTCGTCCACCGACAAAGAGATTCCCCCTTGGAGCAACTGACAGGCAGCATCGTCGCGCTCGTCACGCCGATGCACGACGACGGCAGTGTCGACTACCCCGCCCTGCGGCGGCTCATCGACTGGCACATCGAAGAAGGCACCGACTGCCTAGGCGTGGTCGGCACCACCGGCGAATCGCCGACGGTCGATGTCGAAGAGCACTGCGAAATCATCCGTGTCTCGGTCGAGCAGGCCAAGGGCCGCGTGCCCGTGATGGCCGGCTGCGGCGCGAATTCGACCAAGGAAGCCATCGAGCTCGCCAAGTTCGCCAAGGGCGTTGGCGCCGATTCGCAGCTCCAGGTCGTTCCGTACTACAACAAGCCCACGCAAGAGGGCCAGTACCAGCACTTCAAGGCCATTGCCGAGGCCGTGGGCGACCTGCCCATCGTGCTTTACAACGTGCCCGGCCGCACCGTCGCCGATATGGCGCACGACACCGTGCTGCGCCTGGCGCAGGTGCCCGGCATCATCGGCATCAAGGAAGCCACCGGCAACATCGAGCGGGCCCAGTGGCTCATTCGCGATGTGCCGAAGAACTTTGCCGTCTACTCCGGCGACGACCCGACCGCGGTCGCGCTCATGCTCTGCGGCGGCCAGGGCAACATCAGCGTCACGGCCAACATCGCGCCGCGCAAGATGCACGAGCTGTGCGTGGCGGCGCTGGCAGGCGACGTCAAGCGCGCCATGCAGATCCAGTTCGAGCTCATGCCGCTGCACCGCAACCTGTTCGTCGAGCCCAACCCGATTCCGCTGAAGTGGGCCATGGCCCGGCTCGGCCTTTGCGGTGGCGCGTTGCGCTTGCCGCTCACCGAACTCGGCGAAGCGAGCCGCCCCGCAGTCGAAGGCGCCCTGCGCGCCACCGGCCTGCTGAAGGGCTGA